A window of the Malaclemys terrapin pileata isolate rMalTer1 chromosome 6, rMalTer1.hap1, whole genome shotgun sequence genome harbors these coding sequences:
- the ARRDC3 gene encoding arrestin domain-containing protein 3 isoform X3, which translates to MVVPKAAIYQTQAFYAKGKMKEVKQLVANLRGESLSSGKTETWNGKQLKIPPVSPSILDCSIIRVEYSLMVYVDIPGAMDLFLNLPLVIGTIPLHPFGSRTSSVSSQCSMNMNWLGLPLPERPEAPPSYAEVVTEEQRQSSLVPIAACDDFERALQGPLFAYIQEFRFLPPPLYSEIDPNPDQPTDDRPSCPSR; encoded by the exons ATGGTGGTGCCAAAGGCAGCCATTTATCAAACCCAGGCATTCTATGCCAAAGGAAAAATGAAGGAAGTAAAACAGCTTGTTGCCAATTTGCGTGGGGAATCCCTGTCATCTGGGAAAACAGAAACCTGGAATGGGAAACAGTTGAAAATTCCACCTGTTTCCCCCTCTATCCTTGACTGTAGTATAATCCGTGTAGAATACTCATTAATG GTGTACGTTGATATTCCTGGAGCAATGGATTTATTCCTTAATTTACCACTTGTCATTGGTACTATTCCTCTACATCCATTTGGCAGCAGAACATCAAGTGTAAGCAGCCAGTGTAGCATGAATATGAACTGGCTTGGTCTGCCACTGCCTGAAAGACCCGAAG CACCTCCTAGCTATGCAGAAGTGGTCACAGAGGAGCAAAGGCAGTCCAGCCTTGTACCCATAGCTGCTTGTGATGATTTTGAGAGGGCACTTCAAGGACCATTATTTGCATATATCCAGGAGTTTCGTTTTCTGCCTCCACCTCTTTATTCAGAG ATTGATCCAAACCCAGATCAGCCCACAGATGACAGACCATCTTGTCCCTCTCGTTGA